One segment of Allorhodopirellula heiligendammensis DNA contains the following:
- a CDS encoding tyrosine-type recombinase/integrase gives MSNANPVKKPYPDFPLFPHRNGQWCKKIRGKHRHFGSVKDGWESALELYQLQRDDLYAGRDPQVYDEGLTLADLWTDFLVDFQKRVDRGRVGQGSWNDHQRTGKLVVACLGRHTLVSTIRKSDLKRLREGWEDAYAPATIAGHVARVKAVFAWAYEDEELIETPIKFGRVFARPAESEFRQHRERSKTKLLTAAQIRSLLAVATPQMRCCILLGINMALNNKDCGFLEFRHVDLDTGWVTYPRNKTHCRRKALLWPETLAAINAYLPKRRRPKSAELADRILLTRCGGPLAFAHKRDSPIAKQFSKLRIAAKIPDAASFGALRHTFRSVAEDNPAKDLTAIRCVMGHADQSIDDAYIEYIGDAGLVATSDHVRDWYLRG, from the coding sequence ATGAGCAACGCAAACCCAGTTAAAAAGCCTTACCCGGATTTTCCGCTCTTTCCTCACCGGAACGGCCAGTGGTGCAAGAAAATCAGAGGTAAGCACCGCCATTTCGGCTCAGTAAAGGACGGATGGGAGTCCGCTCTCGAGCTGTATCAGCTCCAACGCGATGACCTGTACGCCGGCCGCGATCCCCAAGTGTATGACGAGGGGCTGACGCTTGCGGACCTGTGGACCGATTTCCTGGTCGATTTTCAGAAACGCGTTGACCGGGGGCGTGTCGGGCAAGGATCGTGGAACGATCACCAACGCACGGGCAAGCTCGTCGTCGCCTGCCTCGGCCGGCACACGCTCGTGTCCACGATCCGCAAAAGCGATCTCAAGCGACTCCGCGAAGGCTGGGAGGACGCATATGCTCCGGCCACGATCGCCGGGCACGTCGCGCGCGTGAAAGCCGTGTTCGCGTGGGCGTACGAAGACGAAGAGCTGATCGAGACGCCCATCAAGTTCGGCCGAGTGTTCGCACGTCCGGCCGAGTCCGAATTCCGCCAACATCGCGAGCGGTCGAAAACCAAGCTCCTCACCGCCGCCCAAATCCGCAGTCTCCTCGCCGTCGCCACGCCGCAAATGCGGTGCTGCATCCTGCTCGGCATCAACATGGCACTCAACAACAAAGACTGCGGGTTCCTCGAATTCCGGCACGTCGATTTAGACACCGGGTGGGTCACCTACCCGCGCAACAAAACCCACTGTCGTCGCAAAGCCCTGCTCTGGCCCGAGACCCTCGCCGCGATCAATGCCTACCTCCCCAAGCGTCGCCGCCCCAAGTCCGCCGAGCTCGCCGACCGGATCCTGCTTACCCGCTGCGGCGGCCCGCTCGCCTTTGCTCACAAGCGAGACTCCCCGATCGCCAAGCAATTCAGCAAACTACGCATCGCGGCCAAGATCCCCGACGCCGCCAGCTTCGGCGCCCTCCGCCACACCTTCCGCAGCGTCGCCGAGGACAACCCGGCCAAAGATCTCACCGCGATCCGCTGCGTCATGGGACACGCCGACCAATCGATCGACGACGCCTACATCGAGTATATTGGCGACGCCGGCCTCGTCGCGACGTCGGACCACGTCCGCGACTGGTACCTCCGCGGCTAG